In the genome of Gammaproteobacteria bacterium, one region contains:
- a CDS encoding MFS transporter — translation MSTEPLVQHKVPVIALACACLIALLAFGPRSAMGFFQLPILQDTGWDRSTFGLAMALQNLFWGMGQPLFGVIADKFGAWRVLAIGAVLYFAGLVVMAIAPSPVWLHIGGGVLIGLGVAACSFGVVLASIARMVSPEKRSFAFGLGTASGSAGMFVFAPISQGLIDALGWSDSLVAIALVMLLIPLLAIPLRGNSSTSKFAAVEFEQTARAALREAFATRGYLLLTSGFFVCGFQVAFITAHFPAYISDLGIASRWAVVAISLIGFFNIIGSLASGIIGQHYSKPILLSLIYIARSIAFTVFLLTPATPVTVVVFAVVIGLLWLSTVAPTNALVAVMFGTRYLGMLGGIVFFSHQVGSFLGVWMGGVLYDATGSYDVVWWLGVALGIFAAIVHWPIREEPVQRPVPQTV, via the coding sequence GATTTTGCAGGACACCGGCTGGGATCGCAGCACGTTCGGCCTGGCGATGGCCCTGCAGAATTTATTCTGGGGTATGGGACAACCCCTGTTTGGTGTGATTGCCGATAAATTCGGCGCCTGGCGAGTTCTCGCGATCGGCGCGGTACTCTATTTTGCTGGCCTCGTGGTGATGGCGATCGCACCAAGCCCGGTGTGGTTGCACATCGGCGGTGGAGTTCTCATTGGTCTAGGCGTTGCGGCCTGTTCCTTCGGCGTCGTGCTGGCCTCGATTGCGCGCATGGTCAGCCCGGAAAAACGTTCGTTTGCGTTCGGTTTGGGCACCGCCTCGGGTTCGGCCGGCATGTTTGTATTTGCGCCGATTTCTCAGGGGCTGATCGATGCGCTGGGTTGGTCTGACAGCCTGGTTGCGATTGCTCTGGTGATGTTGCTGATCCCATTACTGGCAATTCCGTTGCGCGGTAATTCGAGTACCTCGAAATTTGCCGCGGTCGAATTCGAGCAAACTGCCAGGGCTGCCTTACGCGAGGCCTTTGCCACCCGCGGGTACTTGCTGCTGACGTCCGGTTTTTTCGTTTGCGGTTTCCAGGTCGCTTTCATTACCGCCCATTTCCCGGCCTATATCAGTGACCTGGGTATTGCGTCACGCTGGGCGGTGGTTGCCATCAGTTTGATCGGGTTTTTCAATATCATCGGTTCGCTGGCGTCCGGTATTATTGGTCAGCATTACTCGAAACCGATTTTACTGAGCCTGATTTATATTGCCCGGTCTATCGCATTTACCGTGTTTTTATTGACGCCAGCCACCCCGGTTACCGTGGTCGTGTTTGCCGTCGTGATTGGTTTGTTATGGTTGTCGACCGTGGCCCCGACCAACGCGCTGGTCGCGGTCATGTTTGGTACCCGCTACCTGGGAATGCTCGGGGGCATAGTTTTCTTTTCGCACCAGGTAGGATCTTTCCTCGGGGTCTGGATGGGTGGCGTACTTTATGATGCGACCGGGTCCTACGACGTGGTTTGGTGGCTCGGGGTAGCGCTTGGAATTTTCGCCGCGATCGTGCACTGGCCAATCCGCGAAGAACCAGTCCAGCGGCCTGTCCCACAAACCGTCTAA
- a CDS encoding succinylglutamate desuccinylase/aspartoacylase family protein: protein MQSAIEIAGVTIKSGSRQSIDIPLPSFYTHSSVNMPVHVVHGRNPGPVLLVSAALHGDEINGVEIIRRLLSHKFIDRIKGTLIAIPVVNVYGFVSKSRYLPDRRDLNRSFPGSENGSMAARLAHVLMTQIIPHCTHIIDLHTGAVNRENLPQIRANLRGNPDLEVLAQAFGVPVILNAKLLEGTFRDAAHGHGINVLLYEAGEALRFDEVAIRAGVKGVLQVMRELGMRAKSKKQRKSAALVANTTRWVRAAQSGILRSLVATGAKVEIGDLLAYINNPLGENTEELVSPVSGIIIGKTNLPLVFAGEALFNIASYEAVDRIAENIDAYHEELDPNTDELLSDEPPLV, encoded by the coding sequence ATGCAGTCTGCCATTGAAATCGCCGGGGTTACCATTAAATCCGGCAGCCGCCAGTCAATCGATATTCCGTTACCCAGTTTCTACACGCACAGTAGCGTTAACATGCCGGTACATGTAGTACACGGTCGCAATCCCGGGCCGGTATTGCTGGTCAGCGCCGCGCTGCATGGCGATGAAATCAATGGCGTTGAAATTATTCGGCGCCTGCTGTCGCACAAGTTCATCGATCGCATCAAGGGTACATTGATTGCGATCCCCGTGGTTAATGTCTACGGTTTCGTTTCCAAATCGCGCTATCTGCCTGACCGCCGCGATTTAAATCGGTCATTTCCCGGTTCCGAGAATGGATCGATGGCGGCACGTCTCGCCCACGTGCTAATGACGCAAATCATTCCTCACTGTACCCACATCATCGATTTACACACTGGTGCGGTCAATCGCGAAAACCTGCCACAGATTCGCGCGAACCTGCGTGGCAACCCGGACCTGGAAGTCCTGGCTCAGGCGTTTGGAGTTCCGGTCATCCTCAATGCTAAGCTGCTAGAAGGAACCTTCCGCGATGCCGCACACGGCCATGGCATCAATGTATTACTTTACGAAGCAGGTGAAGCGCTGCGTTTCGACGAAGTCGCGATCAGGGCCGGTGTCAAGGGTGTGCTACAGGTGATGCGGGAACTCGGCATGCGCGCCAAAAGCAAGAAGCAGCGTAAATCAGCGGCCTTGGTCGCAAATACCACTCGCTGGGTACGAGCCGCGCAAAGTGGAATCCTGCGCTCCCTGGTCGCGACCGGAGCCAAGGTCGAAATCGGTGACCTGCTGGCCTACATTAATAATCCCCTTGGGGAAAACACCGAGGAGCTGGTTAGTCCAGTTTCGGGAATCATTATTGGTAAAACCAATTTGCCGCTGGTATTCGCGGGCGAGGCTCTTTTTAATATTGCCAGCTACGAAGCCGTTGATCGAATAGCGGAGAACATCGATGCCTATCACGAAGAACTGGATCCGAATACTGACGAACTGCTAAGCGACGAACCACCGCTGGTTTAA